The Streptomyces sp. NBC_00224 genome has a window encoding:
- the efeB gene encoding iron uptake transporter deferrochelatase/peroxidase subunit, with amino-acid sequence MSDTTDAGAGTTTDAAGGTTSSAPSRRSLLGWGGAGLALGAAAAGGAVAAVRDDGSDAVPAADTGAAVPFYGAHQAGIATAVQDRLHFAAFDVTTKDRAELIQLLKDWTAAAARMTAGQTVGEGAYGGLAEAPPDDTGEALGLKPSRLTLTIGFGPSLFAKGRFGLEGKRPEALVDIPKFPGDNLDPARSDGDLCVQACADDPQVAVHAIRNLARIGMGKTAIRWSQLGFGKTSSTTPDAQTPRNMMGFKDGTRNVSGTDAAALDKHVWVGEKDGSPWLAGGSYLVARRIRMHIETWDRTSLSEQEDIFGRDKGEGAPVGKAKERDEPFLKAMKPDAHVRLAHPDTNSGATILRRGYSFTDGTDGLGRLDAGLFFLAYQRDVRKGFLPVQRSLAGHDALNEYIQHVSSAIFAVPPGIRDKDDWWGRALFS; translated from the coding sequence ATGAGCGACACGACCGACGCCGGCGCCGGCACCACCACCGACGCCGCCGGGGGCACCACGTCCTCTGCCCCGTCCCGCCGTTCCCTGCTCGGCTGGGGCGGTGCGGGCCTGGCGCTCGGCGCCGCCGCGGCGGGCGGTGCCGTCGCCGCCGTGCGCGACGACGGGAGCGACGCGGTGCCCGCCGCCGACACCGGCGCCGCCGTGCCGTTCTACGGCGCCCACCAGGCCGGCATCGCCACCGCGGTCCAGGACCGGCTGCACTTCGCCGCGTTCGACGTGACCACCAAGGACCGGGCCGAGCTGATCCAGCTCCTCAAGGACTGGACGGCCGCCGCGGCGCGCATGACCGCGGGCCAGACGGTCGGCGAGGGCGCCTACGGCGGCCTCGCGGAGGCGCCGCCGGACGACACCGGCGAGGCGCTCGGCCTCAAGCCGTCCCGGCTCACCCTGACGATCGGCTTCGGCCCCTCGCTCTTCGCCAAGGGCCGCTTCGGCCTGGAGGGCAAGCGGCCCGAGGCGCTGGTCGACATCCCGAAGTTCCCCGGCGACAACCTCGATCCCGCGCGCAGCGACGGCGACCTGTGCGTCCAGGCGTGCGCGGACGACCCGCAGGTCGCGGTGCACGCGATCCGCAACCTGGCCCGGATCGGCATGGGCAAGACCGCCATCCGCTGGTCGCAGCTCGGCTTCGGCAAGACCTCCTCGACGACACCGGACGCCCAGACCCCGCGCAACATGATGGGCTTCAAGGACGGCACCCGGAACGTCTCGGGCACCGACGCCGCCGCCCTGGACAAGCACGTCTGGGTCGGCGAGAAGGACGGCTCGCCCTGGCTGGCCGGCGGCTCCTACCTGGTGGCCCGCCGCATCCGGATGCACATCGAGACCTGGGACCGCACCTCGCTGTCGGAGCAGGAGGACATCTTCGGCCGCGACAAGGGCGAGGGCGCCCCGGTCGGCAAGGCCAAGGAGCGCGACGAGCCGTTCCTGAAGGCGATGAAGCCGGACGCGCACGTGCGCCTGGCGCACCCCGACACCAACAGCGGGGCGACGATCCTGCGCCGCGGCTACTCCTTCACGGACGGCACGGACGGCCTCGGCCGCCTGGACGCGGGCCTGTTCTTCCTCGCCTACCAGCGGGACGTCCGCAAGGGCTTCCTGCCGGTGCAGCGCAGCCTCGCGGGCCACGACGCGCTCAACGAGTACATCCAGCACGTGAGTTCGGCGATTTTCGCCGTCCCGCCGGGCATCCGCGACAAGGATGACTGGTGGGGCCGGGCACTGTTCAGCTGA
- a CDS encoding bifunctional DNA primase/polymerase, with translation MGAEYGRSDSPQSRLSRWLRRRPKDAPGADADRLGLLLATAAAKLPLAPAAYPAGYRCSCDRVGCPTPARHPVSFAWQTQSTTDRAQIERWALGQPEANFITATGMVHDVLDVPLEAGREALERLLAEGVDVGPVAESGGVGDQARMLFFTATRGTPEDEDEWWPCELDCHPETMDEHPGLRWHCRGSYVLVPPARLPGDHEVSWVRGPEHDLPDPLTLLETLTDACARHGVADAHAVAWPLGR, from the coding sequence ATGGGCGCGGAGTACGGGCGTTCCGACAGTCCGCAGAGCAGGCTGTCCCGCTGGCTGCGCAGGCGCCCCAAGGACGCCCCCGGCGCCGACGCGGACCGCCTCGGCCTGCTGCTCGCCACCGCCGCCGCGAAACTGCCGCTCGCCCCGGCCGCGTACCCCGCCGGCTACCGGTGCTCCTGTGACCGCGTGGGCTGTCCGACCCCGGCGCGCCATCCGGTCTCGTTCGCCTGGCAGACCCAGTCGACCACCGACCGTGCCCAGATCGAGCGGTGGGCGCTGGGCCAGCCCGAGGCGAACTTCATCACGGCGACGGGCATGGTCCACGACGTACTGGACGTGCCCCTCGAAGCGGGCCGCGAGGCCCTGGAGCGGCTGCTCGCCGAGGGTGTCGACGTCGGCCCGGTGGCCGAGTCCGGCGGAGTGGGCGACCAGGCCCGGATGCTCTTCTTCACGGCGACGCGTGGCACGCCGGAGGACGAGGACGAGTGGTGGCCCTGCGAGCTGGACTGCCACCCCGAGACGATGGACGAGCACCCCGGCCTGCGCTGGCACTGCCGGGGCAGCTACGTCCTGGTCCCCCCGGCCCGCCTCCCCGGCGACCACGAGGTTTCCTGGGTACGGGGCCCGGAGCACGACCTGCCGGACCCCCTGACACTCCTGGAAACCCTGACGGACGCGTGCGCCAGGCATGGCGTGGCGGACGCGCACGCGGTGGCTTGGCCACTGGGCCGGTAG
- a CDS encoding multidrug effflux MFS transporter yields the protein MAETSRTAPAPIPAAAPVAARRAGLLVTLVLGGLTALPPLSMDMYLPALPEVTGALHAPAATVQLTLTACLAGMALGQLVVGPMSDKWGRRRPLLVGMVVYVIATAVCAFAPDAGLLIAFRLLQGLAGAAGIVIARAVVRDLYDGVEMARFFSTLMLISGAAPVVAPLIGGQVLRLTDWRGVFVVLTAVGLLLTLFVWRCLGETLPPERRHEGGVGEALRTMGALLKDRVFTGYVLAGGLAFAALFSYISASPFVIQEIYGASPQTFSLLFGLNSVGLVAAGQINGKLLVGRVSLDKVLVCSLSTVVLAAAALLVMTTGVFGDPGLAPVAAGLFVLMSAMGMATPNTTAQALMRTPHAAGSASALLGTSSFLIGAVASPLVGIAGEGTAVPMAVVQLVSGVAALLCFLGMCRPWQRQEAGV from the coding sequence ATGGCGGAGACCAGCCGGACCGCACCGGCCCCGATACCGGCCGCGGCCCCCGTCGCCGCCCGCCGTGCCGGTCTGCTGGTCACGCTGGTCCTCGGCGGGCTCACCGCGCTCCCGCCGCTCTCCATGGACATGTACCTGCCCGCGCTGCCCGAGGTCACCGGCGCGCTCCACGCGCCCGCCGCCACCGTGCAGCTCACGCTCACCGCGTGCCTGGCGGGCATGGCGCTCGGCCAGCTGGTCGTCGGGCCGATGAGCGACAAGTGGGGCCGCCGCAGGCCGCTGCTCGTCGGCATGGTCGTGTACGTGATCGCCACCGCCGTCTGCGCCTTCGCGCCCGACGCCGGACTGCTCATCGCCTTCCGGCTGCTCCAGGGCCTGGCGGGCGCGGCGGGCATAGTGATCGCCCGGGCGGTGGTGCGCGATCTGTACGACGGCGTCGAGATGGCCCGGTTCTTCTCCACCCTGATGCTGATCTCGGGCGCCGCCCCCGTCGTGGCGCCGCTGATCGGCGGGCAGGTGCTGCGGCTGACCGACTGGCGCGGGGTGTTCGTGGTGCTCACCGCCGTCGGGCTGCTGCTCACCCTCTTCGTCTGGCGGTGCCTGGGCGAGACGCTGCCGCCCGAACGACGGCACGAGGGCGGGGTCGGCGAGGCCCTGCGCACCATGGGCGCGCTGCTCAAGGACCGGGTCTTCACCGGGTACGTGCTGGCCGGCGGGCTCGCCTTCGCCGCGCTCTTCTCGTACATCTCCGCCTCCCCGTTCGTGATCCAGGAGATCTACGGGGCCTCGCCGCAGACCTTCTCGCTCCTTTTCGGGCTCAACTCGGTCGGCCTCGTCGCCGCCGGGCAGATCAACGGGAAGCTGCTGGTGGGCCGGGTCAGCCTCGACAAGGTGCTGGTGTGCTCGCTGAGCACGGTGGTGCTCGCGGCGGCGGCGCTGCTCGTGATGACGACCGGGGTGTTCGGCGACCCCGGCCTCGCGCCGGTCGCGGCCGGACTGTTCGTGCTGATGTCCGCGATGGGCATGGCCACGCCCAACACCACGGCCCAGGCCCTGATGCGCACCCCGCACGCGGCCGGCTCCGCGTCCGCGCTGCTCGGCACGTCGTCGTTCCTGATCGGGGCGGTGGCGTCGCCGCTGGTGGGGATCGCGGGGGAGGGGACGGCCGTTCCCATGGCGGTGGTGCAGCTGGTGTCCGGCGTGGCCGCGCTGCTGTGCTTCCTGGGGATGTGCCGCCCCTGGCAGCGGCAGGAAGCCGGGGTCTGA
- the efeU gene encoding iron uptake transporter permease EfeU codes for MFGNYLIGLREGLEASLVVCILVAYLVKTGHREALRPIWIGVGVAVLVALGFGAGLEFGSQEMTFKAQEALGGSLSVVAVCLVTWMVFWMRRTARFLKSELQGKLDAALRLGTGALVATAFLAVGREGLETSLFVWTSVHAAGSDSGNTDPLIGALLGLATAVFLGWLFYRGALKINLAKFFTWTGAMLVVVAAGVLAYGVHDLQEADFVPGIKNLAFDISSTIPPDSWYGTVLKGVLNFQPDPTVLQVTVWALYLIPTLALFFAPVGFAKSAGSAAPAAAAKQDEGQKAVHEQGESADGGARDGDRTDGDGERLRDGARRAGSSTVGDQG; via the coding sequence ATGTTCGGCAATTATCTGATCGGCCTGCGCGAGGGTCTGGAAGCCAGTCTGGTCGTCTGCATCCTCGTCGCGTACCTGGTCAAGACGGGTCACCGCGAGGCGCTGCGGCCGATCTGGATCGGCGTCGGCGTCGCCGTCCTGGTCGCGCTGGGCTTCGGCGCGGGCCTGGAGTTCGGCTCGCAGGAGATGACGTTCAAGGCCCAGGAGGCGCTCGGCGGCTCGCTGTCGGTCGTCGCCGTCTGCCTGGTGACCTGGATGGTCTTCTGGATGCGGCGCACCGCGCGGTTCCTGAAGTCCGAGCTCCAGGGCAAGCTGGACGCGGCGCTGCGGCTCGGCACCGGCGCCCTGGTCGCCACCGCGTTCCTGGCGGTCGGCCGGGAGGGCCTGGAGACCTCGCTGTTCGTCTGGACGTCCGTGCACGCGGCCGGGTCCGACAGCGGCAACACGGACCCCCTGATCGGCGCGCTCCTCGGGCTCGCCACCGCGGTGTTCCTGGGCTGGCTCTTCTACCGGGGCGCGCTCAAGATCAACCTGGCGAAGTTCTTCACCTGGACCGGCGCGATGCTGGTCGTGGTCGCGGCGGGCGTGCTCGCGTACGGCGTGCACGACCTCCAGGAGGCCGACTTCGTCCCGGGCATCAAGAACCTGGCGTTCGACATCAGCTCGACGATCCCGCCGGACAGCTGGTACGGCACGGTCCTCAAGGGCGTCCTCAACTTCCAGCCCGACCCGACCGTCCTCCAGGTCACGGTGTGGGCGCTGTACCTCATCCCCACGCTCGCACTGTTCTTCGCCCCGGTAGGGTTCGCGAAGTCCGCCGGGAGCGCCGCTCCCGCGGCGGCGGCCAAGCAGGACGAGGGGCAGAAGGCAGTCCATGAGCAGGGTGAGTCGGCTGACGGCGGCGCTCGCGACGGTGACCGTACTGACGGTGACGGCGAGCGGCTGCGTGACGGTGCACGGCGAGCGGGAAGTAGTACCGTCGGCGACCAGGGCTGA
- a CDS encoding PhzF family phenazine biosynthesis protein has product MTDVLRYTAFSSDPAGGNPAGVVLDASGLDDERMLAIAAELGYSETAFLTAPPEGLGEEGRAFTIRYFSPQAEVPFCGHATVATAVALGERIGVGDLVFATPVGTVPVTVTEDGGALRATLTSVEPHSEDIAPDDLTEALAALDWPAADLDPALPPRIAYAGARHLVLGAATRERLADLDYDFDRLATLMRRLDLTTVQLAWRASDTVFHVRDPFPIGGVVEDPATGAAAVAFGAYVRELGLVPEESVLTLHQGEDMGRPGVLTVTLRAGDARVRVGGAGTRIPE; this is encoded by the coding sequence ATGACAGACGTACTGCGTTACACCGCCTTCTCCTCCGACCCCGCCGGCGGCAACCCCGCCGGGGTCGTCCTGGACGCCTCCGGGCTCGACGACGAGCGGATGCTCGCGATCGCCGCGGAGCTCGGGTACAGCGAGACCGCGTTCCTGACCGCTCCCCCGGAAGGCCTCGGCGAGGAGGGGCGCGCGTTCACGATCCGGTACTTCAGCCCGCAGGCCGAGGTCCCGTTCTGCGGTCACGCGACCGTGGCGACGGCCGTGGCGCTCGGCGAGCGGATCGGCGTGGGCGACCTGGTCTTCGCGACCCCCGTCGGCACGGTCCCGGTGACCGTCACCGAGGACGGCGGCGCCCTGCGGGCCACGCTGACCAGCGTCGAGCCGCACAGCGAGGACATCGCGCCCGACGACCTCACCGAGGCCCTGGCCGCGCTCGACTGGCCCGCCGCCGACCTCGACCCGGCCCTGCCGCCGCGCATCGCGTACGCCGGAGCCCGCCACCTGGTCCTGGGCGCCGCCACCCGCGAGCGTCTGGCGGACCTCGACTACGACTTCGACCGGCTGGCCACGCTGATGCGACGGCTCGACCTGACGACGGTTCAGCTGGCGTGGCGCGCGTCGGACACGGTCTTCCACGTCCGCGACCCGTTCCCGATCGGCGGGGTCGTCGAGGACCCGGCGACGGGCGCGGCCGCGGTGGCCTTCGGCGCGTACGTACGCGAACTCGGCCTGGTCCCCGAGGAGTCGGTCCTCACGCTCCACCAGGGCGAGGACATGGGCCGCCCCGGCGTCCTGACGGTGACGCTGCGAGCGGGCGACGCGCGCGTACGGGTGGGCGGCGCGGGCACCCGTATCCCCGAGTGA
- a CDS encoding RNB domain-containing ribonuclease, which translates to MPRRHLRMTGAADPLRAALRDLRTTLDVPEGFPPDVLAEADRAAGNPRLPARDATDLPFFTIDPPASMDLDQAMHLARRGSGYRVHYAIADVAAYVVPGSPVDIEAHRRVNTLYFPDERIPLHPPVLSEDAASLLPGRTRPAVLWTIDLDADGATTATHVERALVRSRAKLDYEGAQRQIDAGTAEPALALLQDIGRLREQQEVARGGISLNVPEQEVVERGGRYGLEYRAPLPADGWNAQISLLTGIAAADLMLAYGTGVLRTLPSAPDGAVARLRLCARALGIDWPHHVSYAQVIRSLDPSDPHHAAFLQECTALLRGAGYTVFTGGNVPHPAIHAAVADEYTHCTAPLRRLVDRYASELCLAAVATADIPDWVLAALDALPKEMAEGTRRANTVERECVDLVEAALLKDRVGDVFDATVVDLKDDEPAVGTVHLTDPAVVAPVKGTAPLPLGERLRVRLTQADPGTAKVEFAPA; encoded by the coding sequence ATGCCTCGCCGCCACCTCCGTATGACCGGCGCAGCCGACCCGCTGAGGGCCGCCCTGCGCGACCTCCGCACCACCCTCGACGTCCCCGAGGGCTTCCCCCCGGACGTCCTCGCCGAGGCGGACAGAGCCGCGGGCAACCCCCGGCTGCCCGCCCGCGACGCCACCGACCTCCCCTTCTTCACCATCGATCCGCCCGCGTCCATGGACCTGGACCAGGCCATGCATCTGGCCCGGCGCGGCAGCGGGTATCGCGTGCATTACGCCATCGCCGACGTCGCCGCCTACGTCGTCCCCGGCAGCCCCGTGGACATCGAGGCCCACCGCCGCGTGAACACCCTCTACTTCCCCGACGAGCGCATCCCGCTCCACCCACCCGTACTGTCCGAGGACGCCGCCAGCCTGCTGCCCGGCCGTACGCGGCCCGCCGTCCTGTGGACCATCGACCTGGACGCCGACGGCGCCACCACCGCGACCCACGTCGAGCGCGCCCTCGTCCGCAGCCGCGCCAAGCTCGACTACGAGGGGGCGCAGCGGCAGATCGACGCCGGTACCGCCGAGCCGGCCCTCGCCCTCCTTCAGGACATCGGGCGGCTGCGCGAACAGCAGGAGGTCGCCCGTGGCGGGATCTCCCTCAATGTCCCTGAGCAAGAGGTCGTCGAGCGCGGCGGCCGGTACGGCCTGGAGTACCGCGCCCCCCTCCCCGCCGACGGCTGGAACGCCCAGATCTCCCTGCTCACCGGCATCGCCGCGGCCGACCTGATGCTGGCGTACGGCACCGGTGTCCTGCGCACCCTCCCCAGCGCCCCCGACGGCGCCGTCGCCCGGCTGCGCCTGTGCGCCCGGGCGCTGGGCATCGACTGGCCGCACCACGTCTCGTACGCCCAGGTCATCCGCTCCCTCGACCCGAGCGACCCGCACCACGCGGCGTTCCTCCAGGAGTGCACGGCGCTGCTGCGCGGCGCCGGGTACACCGTGTTCACCGGCGGGAACGTCCCGCACCCCGCGATCCACGCCGCCGTCGCCGACGAGTACACCCACTGCACGGCCCCGCTGCGCCGTCTCGTCGACCGATACGCCAGTGAGCTCTGCCTCGCGGCGGTCGCCACCGCCGACATCCCCGACTGGGTGCTCGCCGCCCTCGACGCCCTCCCCAAGGAGATGGCCGAGGGCACCCGCAGGGCCAACACGGTCGAGCGCGAGTGCGTCGACCTGGTGGAGGCTGCCCTCCTCAAGGACCGGGTCGGCGACGTCTTCGACGCGACCGTCGTCGACCTCAAGGACGACGAACCGGCCGTCGGCACCGTCCACTTGACCGACCCGGCCGTGGTGGCCCCCGTCAAGGGCACCGCCCCCCTCCCGCTGGGCGAACGCCTACGGGTCCGCCTCACCCAGGCCGACCCGGGCACGGCGAAGGTGGAGTTCGCCCCTGCCTGA
- the ddaH gene encoding dimethylargininase — MLSETRDLSAPRVARPRRYLMCPPAHFKVTYSINPWMDPAKPVDLPLALAQWEDLRDRYRALGHTVELLEPRPDLPDMVFAANGATVIDGRVLGARFAHPERAAEAEAHLDWFRAHGFTEIHEPSHINEGEGDFAVTASYLLAGRGFRSSPLSHDEAQEFFGRPVIGLDLVDPRYYHLDTALCVLDDSADEIMYYPGAFSPGSRAVLARLFPDAVIASEADAGALGLNAVSDGLHVLLPQGALGLFDSLRERGFVPVGMDLGELLKGGGSVKCCTQELRV; from the coding sequence TTGCTCAGTGAGACCCGTGACCTCAGTGCACCCCGAGTCGCCAGACCCCGGCGCTATCTGATGTGCCCACCGGCACACTTCAAGGTCACGTACTCCATCAACCCCTGGATGGACCCCGCCAAGCCCGTCGACCTGCCGCTCGCCCTCGCCCAGTGGGAGGACCTGCGCGACCGCTACCGGGCGCTCGGCCACACCGTCGAGCTGCTCGAACCCCGCCCCGACCTGCCCGACATGGTCTTCGCCGCCAACGGGGCCACCGTGATCGACGGCCGGGTGCTCGGCGCCCGCTTCGCCCACCCCGAGCGGGCGGCGGAGGCCGAGGCCCATCTGGACTGGTTCCGCGCCCACGGCTTCACGGAGATCCACGAGCCGTCCCACATCAACGAGGGCGAGGGCGACTTCGCCGTCACCGCCTCGTATCTGCTGGCCGGGCGCGGCTTCCGGTCCAGCCCGCTCTCGCACGACGAGGCCCAGGAGTTCTTCGGCCGCCCGGTGATCGGGCTCGACCTCGTCGACCCGCGCTACTACCACCTGGACACGGCCCTGTGCGTGCTCGACGACTCGGCCGACGAGATCATGTACTACCCGGGCGCCTTCTCACCCGGCAGCCGGGCCGTCCTCGCCCGGCTCTTCCCGGACGCGGTGATCGCCTCGGAGGCGGATGCGGGGGCACTGGGACTGAACGCGGTGAGCGACGGTCTTCATGTGCTGTTGCCGCAGGGGGCGTTGGGGCTGTTCGACTCCCTGCGCGAGCGCGGCTTTGTTCCCGTGGGGATGGACCTGGGCGAGCTGCTCAAGGGTGGGGGCAGCGTGAAGTGCTGCACGCAGGAGCTTCGCGTTTAG
- a CDS encoding nuclear transport factor 2 family protein, with product MTVPVEQLSDPAVRAFATALNANDRAAFQAALTPDATMSDDGSDRDLAEWTEREVFSSNGHMDVEKESDGGLSLIVNYRNDTWGAMRTAWRFDVEDGKVRRFETGQA from the coding sequence ATGACCGTCCCCGTCGAACAGCTCAGCGACCCGGCCGTCCGCGCCTTCGCCACCGCGCTCAACGCGAACGACCGCGCCGCCTTCCAGGCCGCCCTCACCCCGGACGCCACCATGTCCGACGACGGGTCCGACCGGGACCTGGCCGAGTGGACCGAACGTGAGGTCTTCTCCTCGAATGGGCACATGGACGTCGAGAAGGAGAGCGATGGCGGGCTCTCGCTGATCGTGAACTACCGCAACGACACCTGGGGCGCGATGCGCACCGCCTGGCGCTTCGACGTCGAGGACGGCAAGGTCAGGCGGTTCGAGACCGGGCAGGCCTAG
- a CDS encoding SDR family oxidoreductase, which yields MNASAARKTAVVTGAGSGIGRSVALTLAAAGWSVALAGRRSETLAETAALAGPEADVLPVRTDVTSPDEVAALFEAVQDRYGRLDLLFNNAGTFGPGGVAVEDLAYEAWRHVVDTNLNGAFLCAQAAFRQMKEQDPRGGRIINNGSISAHVPRPHSVAYTATKHAMTGLTKALSLDGRPYRIAVGQIDIGNAATDMTARMSTGVPQANGELAVEPVMDAADVARTVLHMAELPLEANVQFATVMATAMPYIGRG from the coding sequence ATGAACGCATCCGCAGCGCGCAAGACCGCCGTCGTCACCGGCGCCGGTTCCGGCATCGGCCGCTCCGTGGCGCTCACCCTGGCCGCGGCGGGCTGGTCGGTGGCCCTGGCCGGCCGCCGGTCGGAAACCCTGGCGGAGACCGCCGCCCTTGCGGGCCCCGAAGCCGATGTCCTCCCCGTCCGTACGGACGTGACGTCACCGGACGAGGTGGCGGCGCTCTTCGAGGCGGTACAGGACCGGTACGGACGGCTCGACCTGCTCTTCAACAACGCGGGTACGTTCGGGCCGGGCGGGGTCGCGGTGGAGGACCTGGCGTACGAGGCGTGGCGCCATGTCGTCGACACCAACCTCAACGGGGCGTTCCTGTGCGCGCAGGCGGCGTTCCGGCAGATGAAGGAGCAGGACCCGCGGGGCGGCCGGATCATCAACAACGGCTCGATCTCGGCGCACGTGCCGCGGCCGCACTCGGTCGCCTACACGGCGACCAAGCACGCGATGACGGGCCTGACCAAGGCCCTCTCCCTGGACGGCCGCCCGTACCGGATCGCCGTGGGCCAGATCGACATCGGCAACGCGGCCACCGACATGACGGCCCGGATGAGCACGGGCGTGCCCCAGGCCAACGGGGAGCTGGCGGTGGAGCCGGTGATGGACGCGGCGGACGTGGCCCGCACGGTGCTGCACATGGCGGAACTGCCCCTGGAGGCGAACGTGCAGTTCGCGACGGTGATGGCGACGGCCATGCCGTACATCGGGCGGGGTTGA
- a CDS encoding small ribosomal subunit Rsm22 family protein, with translation MNENVPVPQALRSALAGLLDGLPPSQAAQAVDRLIANYRGATQTHAPVLRDRSDVAAYAAYRMPATFEAVRSALAALQDAVPDWTPATHTDVGGGTGAASWAVAEAWDTATTVLDWAEPALALGRELADASGIESLGAIRWERARIGSALSLPETDLVTVSYVLNELTADDRLALVDAAARAARGAVVIVEPGTPDGYARIIEARDRLIAAGFTVAAPCPHSAACPIEPGTDWCHFSARVSRSSLHRQVKGGSLAYEDEKFSYVAAVRGAAEAAVNRVVRRPQIRKGQVLLDLCTVDEVLRRETVTKRNGTLYRAARDASWGDVWPPAG, from the coding sequence GTGAACGAGAACGTCCCCGTCCCGCAGGCCCTGCGCTCCGCCCTCGCCGGGCTGCTCGACGGGCTGCCGCCGTCGCAGGCCGCGCAGGCCGTCGACCGGCTGATCGCCAACTACCGGGGAGCCACCCAGACCCACGCCCCGGTGCTGCGCGACCGCTCCGACGTGGCCGCGTACGCCGCGTACCGGATGCCCGCGACCTTCGAGGCGGTACGGTCCGCCCTCGCCGCCCTCCAGGACGCCGTCCCGGACTGGACCCCGGCCACCCACACCGACGTCGGCGGCGGTACCGGTGCGGCGAGCTGGGCGGTCGCGGAGGCGTGGGACACCGCGACCACGGTCCTCGACTGGGCCGAGCCCGCGCTCGCGCTCGGCCGTGAACTCGCCGACGCCTCCGGCATCGAGAGCCTCGGCGCGATCCGCTGGGAGCGGGCCAGGATCGGCTCGGCGCTGAGCCTCCCGGAGACCGACCTCGTCACCGTCTCGTACGTACTGAACGAGCTGACCGCCGACGACCGCCTGGCCCTGGTGGACGCCGCCGCCCGCGCCGCGAGGGGCGCCGTGGTCATCGTCGAGCCGGGCACCCCGGACGGCTACGCCCGGATCATCGAGGCCCGGGACCGGCTGATCGCGGCCGGGTTCACCGTCGCCGCGCCCTGCCCGCACAGCGCCGCCTGCCCCATCGAGCCCGGCACGGACTGGTGCCACTTCTCCGCCCGGGTCAGCCGCTCCTCCCTGCACCGGCAGGTCAAGGGCGGCTCACTGGCGTACGAGGACGAGAAGTTCAGCTACGTCGCGGCGGTGCGGGGGGCGGCCGAGGCCGCCGTGAACCGGGTCGTGCGGCGGCCCCAGATCCGCAAGGGTCAGGTGCTGCTCGACCTGTGCACGGTGGATGAGGTGCTGCGCCGCGAGACGGTGACGAAGCGGAACGGGACGCTGTACCGCGCGGCCCGCGACGCGTCGTGGGGCGACGTGTGGCCTCCGGCCGGGTAG
- a CDS encoding TetR/AcrR family transcriptional regulator — protein MANAPDSTRRSERSRRAIYDAALSLVGEAGYAKTTIEGIAARAGVGKQTIYRWWPSKAAVLLEAFVDLSREAVQGEVALPDTGDLEADLKLVLRATVDELNDTATDAPYRALAAEGVIDPELCAAFVQNLLEPQLRLYMDRLRSAQDAGEVRADVDPRTALELLVGPLSHRWLLRTLPLTHAYADTVVEYALRGLTPR, from the coding sequence ATGGCGAACGCACCCGACTCCACCCGCCGCAGCGAGCGCTCGCGGCGCGCGATCTACGACGCGGCTCTCTCCCTCGTCGGCGAGGCCGGGTACGCGAAGACGACGATCGAGGGCATCGCCGCCCGCGCCGGGGTCGGCAAGCAGACCATCTACCGCTGGTGGCCCTCGAAGGCGGCGGTCCTGCTCGAAGCGTTCGTCGACCTCAGCCGCGAGGCCGTCCAGGGCGAGGTGGCCCTGCCCGACACCGGGGACCTGGAGGCCGACCTCAAACTGGTGCTGCGCGCCACCGTCGACGAGCTCAACGACACCGCGACCGACGCGCCGTACCGGGCGCTCGCGGCGGAGGGCGTCATCGACCCGGAGCTCTGCGCCGCGTTCGTGCAGAACCTCCTGGAGCCTCAGCTTCGGCTGTACATGGACCGGCTGCGGTCCGCGCAGGACGCGGGCGAGGTACGGGCCGACGTCGACCCGCGCACCGCCCTGGAACTGCTGGTCGGCCCGCTCTCGCACCGCTGGCTGCTGCGCACCCTGCCGCTCACCCACGCGTACGCGGACACCGTCGTCGAATACGCCCTGCGCGGACTCACCCCCCGCTGA